In Methanobacterium veterum, a single genomic region encodes these proteins:
- a CDS encoding DUF2120 domain-containing protein yields MKPIHKIAGQVMGDLEAFHGSKPAIDADNILIVRGMSRKRFNEELDEVLSNLLKSMGARQIDMFSEEGGNIIGIMDERIRESVDIPGETDITGVYLLKESLEAMNCNVAYTLGLVDNVGTFIVTWKDKSGIGPQFVEVVAANME; encoded by the coding sequence GTGAAGCCAATACACAAAATTGCAGGTCAGGTAATGGGTGATTTAGAGGCATTCCATGGATCAAAACCTGCTATAGATGCAGATAATATTCTCATTGTAAGAGGAATGTCAAGAAAGCGATTTAATGAAGAACTGGACGAAGTTCTTTCAAATCTTTTAAAAAGTATGGGTGCGCGCCAGATAGATATGTTTTCTGAAGAAGGAGGGAACATCATCGGCATAATGGATGAAAGAATAAGAGAAAGCGTCGATATTCCCGGTGAAACTGATATTACTGGAGTTTATCTGCTTAAAGAATCTTTAGAAGCCATGAATTGTAATGTAGCATATACATTAGGCCTCGTTGATAATGTTGGGACTTTTATCGTTACATGGAAAGATAAAAGTGGAATAGGCCCTCAGTTCGTGGAAGTGGTCGCTGCAAATATGGAATAA
- the mptA gene encoding GTP cyclohydrolase MptA: MSITCFPDTQDKVPTIPVHLTRVGVSGVKKLLKIEREGKRPIVLLPTFDAFVDLPSTQRGIHMSRNPEAISEVLQEAMESTAVEIENVCAEIVSLLLKKHKYARRAEVSMKSDFMFMKKSPVTKMKTQEMTKIMADASGYRDGDKVVIRRMIGAEVVGMTACPCAQESIKESSRQKLLEFLDEETTEKVLNTVSLASHNQRGRGMIMIEVPEQHMIRGEDLIRIIEDSMSSSVCELLKRSDENAVVVHAHEHPMFVEDCVRNMVQKIVNEYSHLPDDTLVTVRQINEESIHRHNAFAEKVAMLGELKYEIEGIEENNQSAKTICN, from the coding sequence TTGTCTATCACATGTTTTCCAGACACACAAGATAAAGTACCCACTATCCCTGTACATCTTACAAGGGTCGGAGTTAGCGGGGTTAAAAAACTTTTAAAAATTGAAAGAGAAGGGAAAAGACCCATAGTACTTCTACCTACCTTCGACGCCTTTGTGGATCTTCCAAGTACGCAAAGAGGGATCCACATGTCCAGGAACCCAGAAGCCATTAGCGAAGTTCTTCAAGAAGCTATGGAAAGCACAGCAGTTGAAATAGAAAATGTATGTGCGGAAATAGTAAGTCTTCTTCTTAAGAAACACAAATACGCAAGAAGGGCAGAAGTAAGCATGAAAAGCGATTTCATGTTCATGAAAAAATCTCCTGTTACAAAAATGAAAACTCAGGAAATGACCAAAATCATGGCAGACGCCAGCGGTTACAGAGATGGAGATAAAGTCGTGATAAGAAGGATGATCGGTGCTGAGGTTGTCGGAATGACAGCATGCCCTTGCGCGCAGGAATCCATAAAAGAGAGTTCACGACAGAAACTTCTAGAGTTTTTAGATGAAGAAACAACTGAAAAAGTCTTAAATACTGTATCTCTTGCATCGCACAACCAGAGGGGAAGAGGTATGATCATGATAGAAGTCCCAGAACAGCATATGATCCGTGGTGAAGACCTTATAAGGATTATAGAAGACTCAATGAGTTCTTCTGTATGTGAACTTCTTAAAAGGTCCGATGAAAATGCAGTTGTGGTCCATGCGCATGAACATCCAATGTTTGTTGAAGACTGCGTAAGAAATATGGTACAGAAGATTGTGAATGAATATTCTCACCTTCCAGATGATACATTAGTAACTGTAAGACAGATAAATGAGGAAAGTATACACCGACATAACGCATTTGCAGAAAAAGTCGCCATGTTAGGTGAGCTAAAGTACGAAATTGAAGGTATAGAAGAAAATAATCAGTCGGCTAAAACAATTTGTAACTGA
- a CDS encoding DUF2100 domain-containing protein, producing the protein MEKLRLHQAQLLIKEAGKSKTTGEKFKAPKEGNIDVNLFGEMLDELIEAEEFIYSSRPSHKLNENDANLFCGKILNVRNKIDSMLANFGVIEKESVEEEIKKLSEGLLILTSKGNFRKMISKFGVDAQQILVAGVPLEVEDMKIINPKIPEAALGAISKKIEHVKNDISRKMSSINLEKILVIIESDKASELLGKRAEEIYNANVVTLDNLKDLTPEEFKDIITKI; encoded by the coding sequence ATGGAAAAACTTAGACTTCATCAAGCTCAGTTACTAATTAAAGAAGCAGGAAAATCTAAAACTACAGGTGAAAAATTTAAAGCCCCCAAAGAAGGAAATATAGACGTTAATCTCTTTGGAGAAATGTTAGATGAACTGATTGAGGCAGAAGAATTTATTTATTCAAGCAGGCCTTCCCACAAACTCAATGAAAATGATGCGAACTTATTTTGCGGGAAAATTTTAAATGTGAGAAATAAAATAGACAGTATGCTTGCGAATTTTGGAGTTATCGAAAAAGAAAGCGTTGAAGAAGAGATTAAAAAATTATCTGAGGGTCTTTTAATATTAACAAGTAAAGGAAACTTTAGAAAAATGATATCCAAGTTCGGAGTTGACGCTCAGCAGATACTTGTTGCAGGTGTACCTCTTGAAGTAGAAGATATGAAGATTATCAATCCTAAAATTCCTGAAGCTGCGTTAGGGGCAATTTCAAAGAAAATAGAACACGTGAAAAATGATATTAGTAGAAAAATGAGCAGCATTAACTTAGAAAAGATTTTAGTAATTATTGAATCAGATAAAGCAAGCGAACTCCTTGGTAAAAGAGCAGAAGAAATTTATAATGCAAATGTAGTTACCTTAGACAATTTAAAGGACTTAACGCCAGAAGAATTTAAAGATATAATAACCAAAATTTAA
- a CDS encoding histone deacetylase family protein, translating to MNALVYCDDYKKHDTGNHPENKERLNAIINSLKKEGILSKIHCICPPSATKEDILRVHSKAHVEQIKSFCQNGGGYIDYDTYASPQTYEIAKLAAGGAIKAANLVLNDYNSAYAIVRPPGHHATRNKSRGFCIFNNLAISLEYLRHEHKIKKFFIFDFDVHFGNGTSDIFYKDPDVFYISIHQNPRTLFPGDGFVEEIGKGNGEGCNLNIPMAPGSTTDDYIYILDKILEPAASKFNADFYFMDVGFDGHADDPLSSLSLTDEFYEYIAGKMMGIAGSLALILEGGYNLNILSRCNVKMINALNNISHDNYKHELKVSESTKNTFNKIKDVFSPFYEF from the coding sequence TTGAATGCACTTGTCTACTGCGATGATTATAAAAAGCATGATACTGGAAACCATCCTGAAAACAAAGAACGTTTGAATGCCATAATTAATTCTCTAAAAAAGGAAGGTATTTTAAGTAAAATTCATTGCATTTGTCCTCCATCTGCAACAAAAGAGGATATTTTAAGAGTTCATTCCAAAGCTCACGTTGAACAAATTAAATCTTTCTGCCAGAATGGGGGAGGCTATATAGATTATGACACATATGCCTCTCCCCAAACTTACGAAATTGCAAAACTTGCAGCTGGCGGCGCAATTAAAGCGGCAAATTTAGTTTTAAATGATTACAACAGTGCATATGCAATTGTAAGACCTCCAGGACACCACGCGACAAGAAATAAATCTAGGGGATTTTGTATATTTAATAACCTGGCCATATCTTTAGAATATTTAAGGCATGAACACAAAATTAAAAAATTTTTTATATTTGATTTTGATGTTCACTTTGGAAATGGAACATCCGATATATTCTATAAGGACCCTGATGTCTTTTATATCTCTATTCATCAAAATCCAAGAACATTATTTCCAGGAGATGGATTTGTAGAAGAAATTGGTAAGGGTAATGGTGAAGGCTGTAATTTAAATATTCCAATGGCCCCGGGATCAACTACCGATGATTATATTTACATTCTGGATAAAATTCTTGAACCTGCCGCATCTAAATTTAATGCAGACTTTTATTTTATGGATGTTGGGTTTGACGGCCATGCAGATGATCCACTTTCAAGTCTATCTCTTACTGATGAGTTCTATGAATATATAGCAGGGAAAATGATGGGCATTGCAGGTTCATTAGCTCTAATTTTAGAAGGAGGATACAACTTAAACATTCTTTCGAGGTGTAATGTTAAAATGATAAACGCACTAAATAATATAAGCCATGATAATTATAAACATGAACTGAAAGTTTCAGAAAGTACAAAGAATACGTTTAATAAAATAAAAGATGTATTTTCGCCATTTTATGAATTTTAG
- a CDS encoding DUF2769 domain-containing protein yields MKFEDLKNELNKMSSSDKDKFLAELRKDCICHECPTYNNCTRKSKELLFCILGKSNCPMDERACLCPQDCSVHQKYDMKLSFYCSRGKETERRDELYTINI; encoded by the coding sequence ATGAAATTTGAGGATTTAAAAAACGAATTGAATAAAATGAGCAGTTCAGATAAAGATAAATTCCTTGCAGAATTAAGGAAGGATTGTATCTGCCATGAATGCCCAACTTACAATAACTGTACACGAAAAAGCAAAGAGCTACTTTTCTGTATTTTAGGTAAAAGTAATTGTCCAATGGATGAAAGAGCATGTCTATGTCCCCAAGACTGCAGTGTACATCAAAAATATGACATGAAGTTGTCCTTTTACTGTTCAAGAGGTAAAGAAACAGAAAGACGTGATGAACTATATACAATAAATATATAG
- a CDS encoding HIT family protein, whose translation MECKYFEKLKDYNYGDLLAETDYWIILLAPDQRNLGTCVIALKRFEGDLAELKGEEWLEFSKIVKKLEYALKKAFNSTMFNWGCLMNSSYRKDPPDPHVHWHMIPRYKEKTEFKGLIFEDPCFGSSTMKAKGGIRKVAEDVRIKIIKEIKDNFEI comes from the coding sequence ATGGAATGCAAGTATTTTGAAAAATTAAAGGATTATAATTATGGAGATTTACTAGCTGAAACAGACTACTGGATTATTTTACTCGCACCTGATCAAAGGAACCTTGGAACATGTGTTATAGCTTTAAAAAGATTTGAGGGAGATCTGGCAGAATTAAAGGGCGAAGAATGGCTTGAATTTAGTAAAATTGTTAAAAAATTAGAATATGCACTTAAAAAAGCATTTAATTCCACAATGTTTAACTGGGGCTGTCTGATGAATTCTTCTTACCGTAAAGATCCTCCAGATCCACATGTGCACTGGCATATGATACCTAGATATAAAGAAAAAACGGAATTTAAAGGCCTTATTTTTGAAGACCCCTGTTTTGGATCCAGTACAATGAAAGCAAAAGGGGGCATCCGTAAAGTTGCAGAAGATGTCCGGATAAAAATCATTAAAGAAATAAAAGATAATTTTGAGATATAG